Proteins from a single region of Geothrix sp. PMB-07:
- a CDS encoding 2-oxoacid:ferredoxin oxidoreductase subunit beta, with amino-acid sequence MTTATPSAPTNKLGFTKQDYVGSKSTLCAGCGHDAITAQIIGAAFESSIEGYRVTKYSGIGCSSKTPAYFINQGWGFNSVHGRMPAIATGASLANRQLINIGVSGDGDSMSIGMGQFVHAVRRNIPMIYIIEDNGVYGLTKGQFSATADKGSHLKSGAVNDLPPIDPCTLAIELGCGFVARCFSGNPKQLNAVLKAAFAYEGTVVLDIISPCVTFNNHDASTRSYKHVKDHDFPLHDLGFIQYSEVEDVDIAAGETEVVTFPDGSKVAIKAIHESYDPTDRFGAMKAIHESMEKGEFLTGLLYINPIQPPLPQVLNLVDEPLASLGEDVLKPSPAVLDEIMQSLM; translated from the coding sequence ATGACGACCGCCACGCCCTCCGCTCCCACCAACAAGCTCGGCTTCACCAAGCAGGACTACGTGGGCTCCAAGTCCACCCTCTGCGCTGGCTGCGGCCACGATGCCATCACGGCCCAGATCATCGGCGCAGCCTTTGAATCCAGCATCGAAGGGTACCGGGTCACCAAGTATTCCGGCATCGGTTGCTCCTCGAAAACACCCGCCTACTTCATCAACCAGGGCTGGGGCTTCAACAGCGTCCACGGCCGCATGCCCGCCATCGCCACCGGCGCCTCCCTGGCCAACCGTCAGCTCATCAACATCGGCGTTTCCGGCGACGGCGACTCCATGTCCATCGGCATGGGCCAGTTCGTGCACGCCGTGCGCCGCAACATCCCCATGATCTACATCATCGAGGACAACGGCGTCTACGGCCTCACCAAGGGCCAGTTCTCCGCCACCGCCGACAAGGGGTCGCACCTGAAGTCCGGCGCGGTGAACGACCTGCCCCCCATCGACCCCTGCACCCTGGCCATTGAGCTGGGCTGCGGCTTCGTGGCCCGCTGCTTCTCGGGCAACCCCAAGCAGTTGAACGCCGTGCTCAAAGCCGCCTTCGCCTATGAGGGCACCGTGGTGCTGGACATCATCAGCCCCTGCGTCACCTTCAACAACCATGACGCTTCCACGCGCTCCTACAAGCACGTCAAGGACCACGATTTCCCGCTGCACGATCTGGGCTTCATCCAGTATTCGGAAGTGGAGGACGTGGACATCGCCGCTGGCGAGACCGAAGTGGTCACTTTCCCCGACGGCTCCAAGGTGGCCATCAAGGCCATCCACGAAAGCTACGATCCCACCGACCGCTTCGGCGCCATGAAAGCCATCCACGAATCCATGGAGAAGGGCGAGTTCCTCACGGGGTTGCTCTACATCAACCCCATCCAGCCCCCCCTGCCGCAGGTGCTGAACCTCGTGGACGAACCCCTGGCCAGCCTGGGCGAAGATGTGCTCAAGCCCAGCCCCGCCGTGCTGGATGAGATCATGCAGTCCCTGATGTAG
- a CDS encoding 2-oxoacid:acceptor oxidoreductase subunit alpha: protein MTASLVAPSHASGAKTRINDFSIQVATVNGSGSQTANTVLLRAIFQMGVFVSGKNLFPSNIAGLPTWFTIRASAKGYVARKASNEMLILMNAETAKEDIGKADPGALVIYDEPLQLDKLREDLAYIPVPFQKLVTASCPEPKLHKLVKNMIYVGVAARLLGVDMNEVKKAITKQLKGKAKAIEINQAAAVAGYDWAVENLPEQDHIRVVRDNKTDGLIIVDGNEACALGALFAGVTVVGWYPITPASSLVETFIEYAEEYRKDPKTGKSNVAIVQMEDELASAGVVLAAGWAGARSMTSTAGPGVSLMSEFIGLGYYVEAPGVFFNVARTGPSTGLPTRTQQSDIELCAKCSHGDTQHINLYPGNMEECFQFAYDAFDLAERFQTPIFVVTDLDLGMQNWSSKPFAYPSKPYDRGKVLNQQQLAEIKDWGRYKDVDGDGICYRSLPGTPGGNGSYFTRGSGHNEYAQYSEKPEDYLDIVDRLKRKYETAKTHVPTPVFRNQGSTKGILAFGSSDPAVIEAQDILAEGGLKTDYLRLRALPFTSEVDAFVKEKKVVYVVEQNRDGQMANIFRETYPEHATKFKSVLHYNGHAIDAKCIVDQITAFEQK from the coding sequence ATGACCGCCAGTCTTGTCGCCCCCTCCCACGCGAGTGGGGCGAAAACCCGGATCAATGATTTTTCCATCCAGGTGGCCACGGTCAACGGATCGGGTTCCCAGACGGCGAACACGGTGCTGCTGCGCGCCATCTTCCAGATGGGCGTCTTCGTCAGCGGGAAGAACCTGTTCCCCTCGAACATCGCGGGCCTGCCCACCTGGTTCACCATCCGCGCCAGCGCCAAGGGCTACGTGGCCCGCAAGGCCAGCAACGAGATGCTGATCCTCATGAACGCCGAGACGGCCAAGGAGGACATCGGCAAGGCCGATCCCGGCGCCCTCGTGATCTACGATGAGCCCCTGCAGCTGGACAAGCTTCGCGAAGATCTCGCCTACATCCCCGTTCCCTTCCAGAAGCTGGTGACGGCCTCCTGTCCTGAGCCCAAGCTCCACAAGCTGGTGAAGAACATGATCTACGTGGGCGTCGCGGCACGCCTGCTGGGCGTCGACATGAACGAGGTCAAAAAGGCCATCACCAAGCAGCTGAAGGGCAAGGCCAAGGCCATCGAGATCAACCAGGCGGCGGCGGTGGCCGGCTATGACTGGGCTGTGGAGAACCTGCCCGAACAGGACCACATCCGTGTCGTGCGCGACAACAAGACCGATGGATTGATCATCGTGGATGGCAATGAGGCTTGCGCTCTGGGCGCCCTTTTCGCGGGTGTCACGGTGGTGGGTTGGTATCCCATCACGCCTGCCTCCAGCCTCGTCGAAACCTTCATCGAATACGCCGAGGAATACCGCAAGGACCCCAAGACCGGAAAGTCCAATGTCGCCATCGTGCAGATGGAAGATGAGCTGGCTTCCGCCGGCGTGGTGCTGGCCGCCGGGTGGGCCGGTGCCCGCTCCATGACCTCCACCGCGGGCCCCGGCGTCTCGCTCATGAGCGAGTTCATCGGACTGGGCTACTACGTGGAAGCGCCCGGCGTGTTCTTCAACGTGGCGCGCACGGGCCCCAGCACGGGCCTGCCCACGCGCACCCAGCAGTCCGACATCGAGCTGTGCGCCAAGTGCAGCCACGGCGACACCCAGCACATCAACCTCTACCCCGGCAACATGGAGGAGTGCTTCCAGTTCGCCTACGACGCCTTCGACCTGGCCGAGCGCTTCCAGACCCCCATCTTCGTGGTGACCGATCTCGACCTCGGCATGCAGAACTGGTCCTCCAAGCCCTTCGCCTACCCCAGCAAGCCCTATGATCGCGGCAAGGTCCTCAACCAGCAGCAGCTGGCCGAGATCAAGGACTGGGGCCGCTACAAGGACGTGGATGGCGATGGCATCTGCTACCGCTCCCTGCCCGGCACCCCGGGCGGCAATGGTTCGTACTTCACCCGCGGATCGGGCCACAACGAATACGCGCAGTATTCCGAAAAGCCTGAGGATTACCTCGACATCGTCGACCGCCTGAAGCGGAAGTACGAAACCGCCAAGACCCACGTGCCCACGCCGGTGTTCCGCAACCAGGGTTCCACCAAGGGCATCCTCGCCTTCGGCTCCAGTGACCCTGCGGTCATCGAGGCCCAGGACATCCTGGCCGAAGGTGGCCTGAAGACGGATTACCTGCGCCTGCGCGCCCTGCCCTTCACCTCCGAGGTCGATGCCTTCGTGAAGGAGAAGAAGGTGGTCTACGTGGTGGAGCAGAACCGTGACGGACAGATGGCCAACATCTTCCGCGAGACGTATCCCGAGCACGCCACCAAGTTCAAGAGCGTCCTGCACTACAACGGTCACGCCATCGACGCCAAGTGCATCGTGGACCAGATCACCGCCTTCGAGCAGAAGTAA
- the lexA gene encoding transcriptional repressor LexA, with amino-acid sequence MKASDLTKRQQAVLKFIRTFVQGEGRSPTLAEIAKGVGSSAVSTIHKHVQHLMDKGFLVRSHGKGNNLVVAAALEDEAPSPRHVRSESRPEAVPGARIFPFCGDVAAGSPILPESRALPIEVPNSIHRQRDELFVLRVRGDSMVDDAILDGDLVVLQRKGEYRNGDRVVALIDREEVTLKEFRRDAKGVWLIPHNPELQPHCYAPQRIDIQGVLVGVMRSC; translated from the coding sequence ATGAAAGCCAGCGATCTCACCAAACGCCAACAGGCCGTCCTGAAGTTCATCCGCACGTTCGTGCAGGGCGAAGGGCGAAGCCCCACCCTGGCGGAAATCGCCAAAGGGGTGGGCTCCAGCGCCGTGTCCACCATCCACAAGCATGTCCAGCATCTGATGGATAAGGGCTTCCTGGTGCGAAGCCACGGCAAGGGCAACAACCTGGTGGTGGCTGCGGCCTTGGAAGATGAGGCGCCGAGCCCGCGACACGTCCGCAGCGAGTCTCGCCCAGAGGCTGTGCCGGGGGCCCGAATCTTCCCCTTCTGCGGCGATGTGGCTGCAGGTTCGCCTATCCTGCCGGAAAGCCGGGCCCTGCCCATCGAGGTGCCCAACAGCATCCATCGGCAGCGCGATGAGCTGTTCGTGCTGCGCGTGCGGGGCGACTCCATGGTCGATGACGCCATCCTGGACGGGGATCTGGTGGTGTTGCAGCGCAAGGGCGAATACCGGAATGGAGACCGTGTGGTTGCTCTCATCGACCGGGAAGAGGTCACACTCAAGGAATTCCGTCGGGATGCCAAGGGCGTGTGGTTGATTCCCCATAACCCCGAGCTGCAACCCCACTGCTACGCGCCCCAGCGCATCGACATTCAGGGCGTGCTCGTCGGCGTCATGCGCAGCTGCTGA
- a CDS encoding isocitrate/isopropylmalate dehydrogenase family protein translates to MDNTVRIALIPGDGVGYEVMAEARPCLEWAQNRGRAVETIELPYGADHFLATGETLPETAFLHIRDRCDAILFGAVGDPRVPDGRHAEEILLRLRQDLQLTVNFRPCRTPCPTPYPGMENRTPSVDIEVFRENTEGPYCLQGSTEPGRAVDLAIHTESAVHRLLSAAFRRAEATGHPLVLAHKANVLKHGHGLWMRVFEALRREHPQVAARGMHADALLCALVQDPTAFRILAADNYLGDLISDLCAAYIGGMGVAPSLSWAPHRPFRCTALAEPVHGSAPDIAGQGLANPTGMLLGTALLFRHLAWEPEAEALERAVARALSEGARTRDLGGTLSTKAMGQAIRDQLP, encoded by the coding sequence TTGGACAACACGGTTCGCATCGCGCTCATCCCCGGCGACGGCGTCGGGTACGAGGTCATGGCCGAAGCCCGGCCCTGCCTCGAATGGGCCCAGAACCGGGGAAGAGCCGTGGAAACCATCGAACTACCCTATGGTGCTGACCACTTCCTCGCCACCGGCGAGACTCTGCCCGAAACAGCTTTCCTTCACATCCGGGACCGTTGCGACGCCATCCTTTTTGGCGCCGTGGGCGACCCGCGCGTTCCCGATGGACGCCACGCGGAGGAGATCCTGCTGAGGCTCCGCCAGGACCTGCAATTGACCGTAAACTTCCGTCCTTGCCGCACCCCTTGCCCAACGCCTTACCCAGGCATGGAGAATCGAACGCCTTCGGTGGACATCGAAGTCTTCCGTGAGAACACCGAAGGGCCCTACTGCCTTCAAGGTTCCACGGAACCCGGACGCGCCGTGGATCTGGCCATCCACACCGAATCCGCCGTGCACCGGTTGCTGAGCGCCGCCTTTCGACGGGCCGAGGCCACCGGCCATCCCCTGGTCCTCGCCCACAAGGCCAATGTCCTGAAGCATGGCCACGGCTTGTGGATGCGGGTGTTCGAGGCCCTGCGGCGAGAGCATCCCCAGGTCGCCGCCCGCGGCATGCACGCCGATGCCCTGCTTTGCGCCCTGGTGCAGGATCCGACCGCCTTTCGCATCCTCGCGGCCGATAACTACCTGGGCGATCTCATCAGCGACCTCTGCGCCGCCTACATCGGTGGCATGGGCGTGGCCCCCTCCCTCAGCTGGGCGCCACACCGACCCTTTCGCTGCACAGCCCTGGCAGAGCCGGTGCATGGATCGGCCCCGGACATCGCAGGCCAAGGCCTGGCCAATCCCACGGGCATGCTGCTCGGCACCGCCCTGCTCTTCCGCCACCTGGCCTGGGAGCCAGAGGCCGAAGCCCTGGAGCGCGCCGTGGCGAGGGCGCTCTCCGAGGGCGCCAGAACCCGCGACCTCGGCGGCACCCTCAGCACCAAGGCCATGGGCCAAGCCATCCGGGATCAATTGCCCTGA
- a CDS encoding peroxiredoxin encodes MDRRWGVGMGLFSMLGLASGAGVVEGAKAPLFEAKDQNNALVRLADYQGKSAVVLYFYPKDDTPGCTAQACSLRDGFTAIQAVGAVILGVSADDGPSHKAFADKFHLPFSLLADPDKRIIGAYGVKMPLLGFAKRVTFLIDRQGVVRKVITDAKTKDHDQQILALLKGMS; translated from the coding sequence ATGGATCGGAGATGGGGGGTGGGCATGGGGCTTTTCAGCATGTTGGGTCTGGCCTCAGGTGCTGGGGTGGTCGAGGGCGCCAAGGCTCCCTTGTTTGAAGCGAAGGATCAGAACAATGCCTTGGTTCGACTGGCGGATTACCAGGGCAAATCGGCGGTGGTGCTCTACTTCTATCCCAAGGACGACACCCCAGGCTGCACGGCCCAGGCCTGCAGTCTGCGGGATGGTTTCACTGCCATCCAGGCCGTCGGGGCCGTTATTCTCGGAGTAAGCGCGGACGATGGGCCAAGTCACAAGGCTTTTGCGGATAAATTCCACCTGCCTTTCAGTCTGTTGGCGGACCCGGACAAGCGGATCATTGGGGCCTATGGCGTGAAGATGCCGTTGCTGGGATTCGCGAAACGGGTGACCTTCCTGATCGACCGGCAGGGTGTGGTCCGCAAAGTCATTACGGATGCCAAAACGAAGGACCACGACCAGCAGATACTCGCCCTCCTGAAGGGAATGTCCTAG
- a CDS encoding outer-membrane lipoprotein carrier protein LolA: MAFSKMPPLESRFRQESDSAVFGKISKEGRLALARGGRLRVAYEGGLTVTCDGKYLVQYDPDTRTAQKIELARAVRDFPLLGLLLEPARLERLYRTDAFGGETVKLTPREAGLPELKATGSKGLLRTLEWTDPSGAKQRLELLNPKSPAALSPDTFKAQVPAGTRWSTPNG, from the coding sequence ATGGCTTTCTCCAAAATGCCCCCCTTGGAAAGCCGTTTCCGCCAGGAGAGCGACAGTGCGGTGTTCGGCAAGATCTCGAAGGAAGGGCGCCTGGCCCTGGCGCGGGGTGGCCGATTGCGGGTGGCCTACGAGGGTGGGCTGACGGTGACCTGTGATGGGAAGTACCTGGTGCAGTACGATCCCGATACTCGAACGGCCCAGAAAATCGAACTGGCCCGCGCCGTCCGGGATTTCCCCCTCCTGGGCCTGCTCCTGGAACCGGCCCGTCTGGAGCGGCTTTACCGCACGGATGCCTTCGGCGGTGAGACGGTGAAGCTCACGCCTCGGGAAGCCGGTCTGCCGGAGCTGAAGGCCACGGGGAGCAAAGGACTGTTGCGCACCCTGGAATGGACAGATCCCAGTGGCGCCAAGCAGCGGCTGGAACTCCTGAATCCCAAATCCCCGGCCGCACTCTCTCCCGACACCTTCAAGGCCCAGGTGCCCGCGGGCACGCGCTGGTCTACTCCGAACGGCTGA